The genomic window GTGACTGAAACCCATTTAGATGACGGTGTTGAGATCCGATTCGTGTTTTCAATTTTTCTAAGCCAATATTTTAATTGATGAAGTTTCACATTATTGTCTGCACACCATTTGGATTGGGTCTGTCCACTATTCCTAAAATCGGCGATCCGAAGTTCCCATTCTTTTCGCAATTCTGCTTTTGACATCAAAAAACCTCCTCAAATATTGATTTGAGGAGATTATCTCAAAGTGTCATCTAGGTTAATAGGTGGGAACTATTTTACGGTTACGTTTCGGTTCGCCCTCGTCGCACTCTATATGAGTGCGTGGATTGAAATTTTTTTCTCCCGGTTGTCATTATGAAAGACATATACGTCGCACTCTATATGAGTGCGTGGATTGAAATAGCGCTTTCCGATGATTTGGAAAGAGCACAAACTGTCGCACTCTATATGAGTGCGTGGATTGAAATATTCGCTTCCGGATAAATGGAATCTAACAGGAACGTCGCACTCTATATGAGTGCGTGGATTGAAATCTTGCTCTGTCGCCAAAAATTACAACTGCACTCGGGTCGCACTCTATATGAGTGCGTGGATTGAAATGGTTATGATACCAATCGTATGTTACCTGGAGTTGTCGCACT from Bacillus methanolicus includes these protein-coding regions:
- the tnpA gene encoding IS66 family insertion sequence element accessory protein TnpA; protein product: MSKAELRKEWELRIADFRNSGQTQSKWCADNNVKLHQLKYWLRKIENTNRISTPSSKWVSVTMDEQYSESKNTIQITIGQASIEVKPGFDPSFLADVVRTLRSLC